One stretch of Solenopsis invicta isolate M01_SB chromosome 16, UNIL_Sinv_3.0, whole genome shotgun sequence DNA includes these proteins:
- the LOC105207594 gene encoding uncharacterized protein LOC105207594 isoform X2 yields MSSKFRVSEYQKELEEKYRMSMNKENVYSVQNGKLEGKSEGKRKGLSWNAENRVVRRTTSMQNFFVGQPKFQIYHDGNDENVRSRPRVRKDVCRKEIRARGSEQAQTENPNNKKPEKTIVSTTEAAAVKIDSDLHTVSRRARSSSNCRHRVPLDRAVAMKSKLFANRRSYSDCRKLQVQPSDIQRAKCLTDDVKKRTLSSIQMWRDKMRRSQTGSVPKNITANAQNVDRTNVKTKLRKNFIIRSMDLQPEIETPQNQTTESNKNVEQNANSLTNVLRMVSNEIAVYLENQDFASRDKTNTRSSTSTTTQGVLNTNLLHNNQSTMMNSAVSVTPLDGPLSLPLTPTKVRYEKRVATGKSLMNKVDELDIIALTPYERDYLEDVLDAERMREENAPRLSSRFLRENINAEQRRIIVKYIIRLGAHYHYSSHVVYQTIKLFNVTIDRILVEMHDIQLIALACLWIILKRDAPGDKIPSASAILQLAKELYIGQEKNLFTFEKKILSVVKFSTRFADPFSLLSYYILNVNRDSRCIIIKPNDILNVFFCGSYMIDISMLDESLCDIPACVIAIAATELALRFVYSSDVNVDEAWFHIWKNKQSLTDWEEKVKNSTKQIMIQRAQKYDSSCANVIYKKYKLSKYGGVSTFLYDKLMKVVI; encoded by the exons ATGTCGTCGAAGTTTCGTGTGTCGGAATATCAGAAAGAGTTAGAAGAGAAGTACCGTATGTCCATGAATAAAGAAAATGTGTACAGTGTGCAAAATGGCAAACTCGAAGGCAAAAGCGAAGGAAAGAGGAAAGGCTTATCGTGGAACGCGGAAAATCGTGTCGTTCGTAGGACAACGTCGATGCAAAACTTTTTCGTCGGCCAACCAAAGTTCCAGATTTATCACGATGGCAATGACGAGAATGTCCGATCACGCCCTCGTGTGCGAAAAGATGTATGCAGAAAAGAGATCAGAGCAAGAGGATCAGAGCAAGCCCAAACGGAAAACCCGAATAACAAAAAGCCCGAAAAGACAATTGTGTCGACAACTGAAGCAGCGGCAGTCAAAATTGATTCTGATTTACATACCGTTTCACGCAG agcgCGTTCCTCAAGCAACTGTCGGCACAGAGTTCCTTTGGACAGAGCGGTCGCAATGAAAAgcaaattatttgcaaatcgaaG atctTATTCCGATTGCAGAAAGTTGCAAGTACAACCATCCGACATTCAAAGAGCTAAATGTCTTACGGATGACGTTAAAAAACGAACTCTTTCAAGTATCCAAATGTGGAGGGATAAAATGAGGAGGTCACAAA ctGGTTCTGTGCCCAAAAACATAACGGCCAATGCACAGAATGTCGATAGAACGAATGTAAAAACcaaattacgaaaaaattttattattagatctaTGGATTTGCAACCCGAGATTGAGACGCCGCAAAATCAGACGACTGAATCGAATAAAAATGTTGAACAAAATGCCAATTCCCTGACGAATGTACTTAGAATGGTATCAAACGAAATTGCAGTGTATCTGGAAAATCAAGATTTTGCTTCACGAGATAAAACTAACACGAG GAGCTCTACTTCTACGACAACTCAGGGTGTATTAAATACTAATCTATTACATAATAATCAATCTACGATGATGAACTCTGCTGTAAGCGTAACACCTTTAGATGGTCCTTTGTCCCTGCCATTGACTCCGACGAAg GTGCGTTATGAAAAACGAGTGGCAACAGGAAAATCATTGATGAACAAAGTGGACGAGCTTGACATTATTGCCTTAACACCGTACGAACGCGATTACTTGGAGGACGTACTAGACGCAGAACGCATGAGAGAGGAAAATGCACCGAGGCTGTCCTCTCGTTTTCTACGTGAGAATATAAACGCAGAACAGAGAAGAATTATcgtgaaatatattattcgcCTTGGC GCACACTATCACTACTCGTCGCATGTTGTTTATCAGACTATCAAGTTGTTTAATGTAACTATTGATCGAATTTTGGTGGAAATGCATGATATACAATTAATAGCTCTGGCGTGTCTCTGGATAATACTCAAGCGAGATGCACCTGGTGATAAAATACCATCG GCGTCCGCAATACTGCAACTGGCTAAGGAATTATATATTGGTCAGGAGAAAAACTTGTTCACGTTTGAAAAGAAGATTCTTTCCGTTGTTAAGTTCAGCACACGATTCGCTGATCCGTTCTCGTTACTTTCATACTACATATTAAATGTGAATCGGGACAGTCGATGCATTATTATTAAAccaaatgatattttaaatgtatttttttgtggTAGCTACATG atcgATATATCTATGCTGGATGAAAGTTTATGTGATATCCCGGCGTGTGTGATAGCGATAGCTGCAACAGAATTAGCACTTCGTTTTGTATATTCGAGTGACGTTAACGTGGATGAAGCCTGGTTCCATATTTGGAAGAACAAACAGTCGCTCACAGA ttggGAAGAAAAAGTGAAGAATTCTACGAAGCAAATTATGATACAACGTGCCCAGAAATACG